In Zingiber officinale cultivar Zhangliang chromosome 3B, Zo_v1.1, whole genome shotgun sequence, a single window of DNA contains:
- the LOC122055053 gene encoding glyceraldehyde-3-phosphate dehydrogenase 2, cytosolic-like produces MGTPSIPFALHLYHVSVISILTPSFLFCFRLVVFVATKIKIGINGFGRIGRLVARVALQSDDVELIAVNDPFITTDYMTYMFKYDTVHGQWKHHEIKVKDSKTLLFGENEVTVFGIRNPEEIPWAETGAEFVVESTGVFTDKDKATAHLKVCVDKSDFVKQFEAQVHMLVLAYEGVVDFVFSKLDDFDKIQAYVILEDCLDIIAVDDMHK; encoded by the exons ATGGGTACGCCTTCGATCCCCTTTGCTCTTCATCTCTATCATGTTTCTGTGATCTCGATTTTGACTCCTAGTTTCCTCTTTTGTTTTCGTTTGGTGGTTTTTGTTGCAACTAAGATCAAGATCGGCATCAACG GTTTCGGAAGAATTGGGAGGTTGGTCGCTAGAGTCGCGCTTCAGAGCGATGATGTGGAGCTCATCGCCGTCAATGATCCGTTCATCACAACCGACTACATG acatacaTGTTTAAATATGATACCGTGCATGGACAATGGAAGCATCAtgagataaaagtgaaggatTCCAAGACCCTTCTTTTTGGAGAGAACGAAGTTACTGTCTTTGGCATTAG AAACCCTGAGGAGATTCCTTGGGCCGAGACTGGAGCTGAGTTCGTTGTGGAGTCGACTGGTGTCTTCACCGACAAGGACAAGGCTACTGCTCACTTAAAG GTATGTGTTGATAAATCTGATTTTGTGAAGCAGTTTGAAGCACAAGTTCATATGTTGGTGCTAGCATATGAAGGTGTTGTTGATTTTGTCTTTTcaaag CTGGATGATTTTGATAAAATTCAAGCCTATGTTATATTGGAAGATTGTTTAGACATTATTGCTGTTGATGACATGCATAAATGA